The genomic window CGTCCTCCGGGAGTACACGACCCAGCGCCGACGGTTCGACCTCGACATGCCGTCGCTTCACGCCCGCGACATCCGCGGCCGCGGGTTCATGGTCGTTCCCGTCGCGGACCCGGTCGAGTGGACCGACAGCGACCGCGAGGCGATCGTCTCGAAACTCGAGGCGATACTCGCGAGCGATTACCGGCAGACGAAAGGCGTCGCGACGTTGGTCGGCTGACGGCGGGCCGTTACGACTCCGTTTTCGGCGCGAAAACCACGAGCGCCGTACTCTCCTCGACCGCGTAAGGTGACACGTCCTGATCGCCGTCGAACCGGACGACATCGCCCGGCTCGAGGTCGTAGACCGCCTCGCCGAGCGTGAGTTCGACGGCACCGGTTATGACGTGGATGACGACGTTCGACTCCGGATGGCGGTGTTTCGGGACCCGCTCGTCCGCGTGGAGTCGCAGTCGCACGGTCCGCGGGATGCGGTCCTCGAATACCTCGGCGTGGGGCGCTTCCTCGAGCGTCTCCAGCGACGTGACTTCGGGCATACGCGAACGGTGGGGGTACGCGGGCATGTAACTTGGAACGAACAGGTTCGGCCGACGGTGATCGGGAGCGGATGCGAGTTACTCGAGCGGGCAGTACCAAATCGTCCTCAGGACAGAAATACGAGGTCAGTTCGAACTGAGTTACAACTATTCGGGAAAAGTTAAACAAGGTATAACGAATAACGAGTATGCATGGAGGTCGTCAATCCGGCCACCGGCGAACGAGAGGAGACGATCGAGGAACACACCGAGGCAGACGTCGAGGCGGCCCTCGAGCAGGCGACCGACGCCTTCGCGGAGTGGCGCGAGCGACCGATTCGCGAACGCGAGGAGTTGCTCGCGGCGGCGGGGGACGTGCTCCGGGAGAACAAACGCGAGTACGCCGAGACGATGACCCGAGAGATGGGGAAACCGATCTCGCAGGCCATCGGCGAGGTCGAGAAGTGCGCGTGGGTCTGTGACCACTACGCCGAACACGGCAGCGCCTACCTCGAGGCCGACGCCCATCCGAGTCCGCCCGGAACGGACGTGAAGACGGTCTACGACCCGCTCGGACCCGTTCTTGCGGTGATGCCGTGGAACTTTCCGTTCTGGCAGGTATTCCGGTTCGCCGCGCCGCATCTCACCGCGGGGAACGTCGGGCTGCTCAAACACGCCTCGAACGTCCCCGGCTGCGCGCAGGCGATCGAGGACGTGTTCCGGAAAGCCGGCTATCCCGAGGACGTCTTCCAGTCGCTGCTGATCCCGTCGGATCTGGTCGCCGACCTCATCGAGGACGACCGCGTCGAGGCCGCAACCGTTACCGGGAGCGGCCCGGCGGGCCGTGCGGTCGCCTCGACGGCGGGCGAGCAACTCAAGAAATCGGTCCTCGAACTCGGCGGGAGCGATCCGTTCGTGGTCCTCGACGACGCCGACGTCGCGGACGCGGCCGAGACGGGCGCGTGGGCGCGCAATCAGAACGGCGGGCAGTCCTGTATCGCCGGCAAGCGGTTCCTCGTCCACACCGACGTCTACGACGAATTCCTCGAGGAGTTCGTCGCGGAGGTCGAATCGCTCACCGTCGGCGACCCGATGGACGAGGCGACCGATATCGGCCCGCAGGCGCGCGCGGACCTCATGGCGGACCTCCACGAACAGGTCGACGCGAGCGTCGAGGCCGGTGCGGCGGTACTCACCGGCGGGGAACCGCTGGATCGCGAGGGTGCGTTCTACCCGCCGACCGTGCTCGCGGACGTGCCGGCGGACTGTCCGGCGGCCACCGAAGAACTGTTCGGGCCGGTCGCCGCCGTCTTCGAAGTCGATGACGAAGACGAGGCCGTCGCGAAAGCGAACGACACCCGGTTCGGCCTCGGCGCGAGCGTCTGGACGACCGACCGCGAGCGCGGCCGGCGTCTCGCGCGGGACATCGACGCCGGCTGCGTCTACATCAACCAACTCGTCAAGTCCGACCCGCGAGTCCCCTTCGGCGGCGTCAACGACTCGGGGTACGGCCGCGAGCTCGCACGGGAGGGAATGCTCGAGTTCGTCAATCGAAAGACGGTCTGGGTCGAGTAACGATCCGCCGACCCGGCTTCGGGTCCCGAATTCGGGATACGTCGCGGACATCTTTCTGGCGCTCGAGGCGCAGCGTCCGTCGTTTAAGTAGTATCGGTGAACATGTTCTCGGGACTTCCCGATTCCTAAGAACCTGCTCTACCCGTTATACACGGGGCCTTCTTAGGACCAGTTGTCATGAGTGATCGTATCGGCGCACCCGGACTGGGGCTATCGCGACGCGAATTCGTTGCTGCGACCGGCGGCGTAGCGGCACTGACCGGACTGGCCGGCTGTACGAGTCAGGGGGCCGAGCAGGGTTCCCAGCCGGAGGAATCCGACGAGGGGTCGACGGAGTCGTCGGACTCCGACCTCCCGTGGACGAGTTCGCCGGAGGTCGTCCAAGTCGACGAACAGGGCGGCAGCGTGACGCTACAGTCGGTGACGTCCCGACACGCCGTCCACCCGATGGACTCGATGGGCGGCCCGGTGGAACTCCCGCAGGTCTGGGCGTTCAAGGCCGACGACGGTAAGCCGAGCGTTCCGGGGCCGATCCTCCGGACGACCGAAGGCAACGACATCGAGGTGACGCTGGACAACACGGGGAACCCGCACCCGCACACGCTACACTTCCACGGCGCGAAGAAGACCTGGGAGAACGACGGCGTCCCCACGACGACCGGTATTCGGGTCGACGGCGGCGAGAAACACACGTACACGATTCCCGCAAACGTCCCGGGTACGCACCTCTACCACTGCCACTACCAGACCCATCGCCACATCGACATGGGGATGTACGGCATCTTCCGCGTCGATCCGAAGGGGTACGAGCCCGCGGACAAGGAGTACTTCTTCACGCTGAAAGACTGGGATTCGCGGGTGAACCGTCAGATGGCCGGCAAGGACGTTGACTACAGTCCCCGCAACCGGAACCCCGACGTGTTCACCATCAACGGGAAGAGCCTCCCACGGACGCTCCACCCCGAGGAGGGGTCGCCGATCATCGTCGACCACGGCGACACCGTCCGTCTGCACATGGTCAATGCGGGCTACATGTCCCACCCGATGCACACGCACAACCACCGGTTCCGGCTCATCGAGAAAGACGGCGGGCAGATCCCCGAGGCGGCCCAGTACGAACAGGACGTTACCAACATCGCGCCCGCGGAACGCCACACTGTCGAGTTCGAGGCCGACGCCGACCCCGGCATCTACCTGATGCACTGTCACAAGGTCGACCACGCGATGAACGGCAACTCCTACCCCGGCGGCATGGTCAACGGCATCGTCTACCGCGACGCGATGGACACCGACATCTTCGCCAACCTCATGGAGTACGCGGGCTACGAGGGCTGATCGCAGAAAACACCGACGCGTCACCGACCGCGGTTACGACCGACTTTCCGTTTCCGTCGAGACGGCCGACTCGCCGGTCGCCGGTTGCGCGTCATCGACCCGCCGACGCCCGACCGCAGTGATCTCGTACCGACGACAGCCGACCGAACGGACGTTCTCACCGTCGCGAAGGCGGTCACAGGCCTGTTCGACGGTTATCGGATGTTCGTCGATCGCCGCGGCGAGATCCACCACGTAGCGAGGCGACTCGTCCGCGAGCGCGTCGAGGACGGTCCGCTCGAGTCGTTGTCGAGACATCTATCGATCGTGAACCTCGCCGTAAGCGTCCAGTAACTCTCGGTATCGGTTTCGGACTGTGACCCGACTCACGCCGGTCTCTTCGCCGATCCGTTCCTGCGTGAGTCGTTCGTTCGTGAGCCGCGCCGCCCCGTAGATCGCCGCCGCCGCGAGCCCGGCCGGGCTCCGCCCGCTGTGGAGGCTCTGTGCTTTCGCCGCCTCGAGGATCTCCCGAGCCAGCCGCTCGGCGTCGTCGCTGATCTCGAGTTCCGAGGCGTACTGCGGGAGGTAGTGGATCGGATCGGCGGGTTCGATCTGGAGCCCGAGTTCGCTCGAGAGATAGCGATAGGCTCGCTGAATGGGGAGTTTCTCGACGCGACTCACCGATGTGAACGCGACCAGCGTCCGCGGCGTGCCGTGTTGTCTGGCGGCCGCGTACAGGCAGGCGGTCGACATCGCCTCGATCGAGCGGCCGGGTAACAGTCCTTCGTCGACGGCGCGGCGGTACAGGACGCCGGCCGTTTCGCGACACGGCTCCGGCAGCCCGAGCGCCGACGCCATGCGTTCGATCTCACCGAAGGCCTGTTTCAGGTTCCGTTCGGCGGCGTCTTTCGAGGTGAACCGTTCGTTCCACGTCCGCAACCGCCGGAGCTGTTCGCGCTTTCGGCCCGAGATCTGATTGCCGTAGGCGTCCTCGTCTCGCCAGCCGATCGTCGTACTGAGTCCCTTGTCGTGTCGGAGTTTCGATACCGGTGCGCCGACCCGCCGTCGGTCGTCGGCGCCGTCGTCGAGGTTCCGCCACTCGGGACCGTAATCGATCGCGTCCGCGTCGAGGACGAGCCCGCACTCCGTACACGTCCGCTCGCCGTGCTCTTCGTCGCGGTGGACCGACCCGGCGCACTCCGGACACTCCGCCCCCCGCCGTTCAGGAGCGATCTCGCGCTCTCCGTTCCGGGCCGATTCCTCAGTAGCCGTACCGACGATCGTCTGAGTCATTGGTTCTGTCTCCGCCGGGGTGCGACCCCGGCCGCGTGTGATTGCTTCGCTTGGATTGGAGGGAAGCACGGGTATCAACGAACGGCGGATTCCCAGCGCGTGGGAACGGACGACGCGCGGCGACGACCCCGGAGCGGTGGCAAGCGGATTCGGGAGGAGCAACGTTTATTCGCCCCGAGACGACAGCACAGACAATGACTCGCGACGGGGACCGGACCGAAAGCGAACGCGAATCCGGCGTCGACACGGACCTCGAGGCCGACGACGACCGCGTCGAGCTTGGTCTGGCGCTGCTCGCCCGCCTCGAGCACGAATCGCTCTCGCTCGCCGACGCCGTCGACCGGATCGAGACGGTCACGGCCGATCCGACGGTAACTCGAACGATCCTCGATCAGGCGGAACTCCGCGGGATCATCGAACGCGAGGACGGCATCGTCCGCCCGAAGAGTTCCCAGTACGTCCGCTTCGAACGTGACGTCATCACGAAAGAGGGAGAGTTCTCCTGTCGGCGCTGTGGCTCCGGGCTATCGACCGGCTACTTCATCGACCTCGAGGCAGGGGAACTCGGCCCCTTTGGCTCCTCGTGTATCCGAAAAGTGACGGGACGGGACGGGTAGAACGGGCTCGACTCGAGTTGCGATCCCGTCATTTTTATAACTATATCAACACATTCTGCGGTATGGAGACGGATACCGACGGAGACGCCGATCCCGGTGACGCCCACGGGCTCACGCAAGGCGAACTCTACACGGTACTTCGAACCGCGATCACGGACGCGTTGCTTGACGTGCTCGGAACCGTCTTTCTGCTCGCGATTGCCTTACTCTTCGTGGTCACAGGCGTGTACGGACTGCTCGTGGGACCGTCTCGGACTGGCGTCGTCGTCGGCACCGTGTTCGTCGCTCTCGGCGCCGCGATCGCTGCGGTCGCACTCGACTACGTCCCGCCGTTCAGCGAGTGACCACCAGGAGTCTGCGGAGATCGACGGTCCACCGAGCCGACAATCGTGCGTTCGAATCCGAAGAGAGAAAGACACGGACTCCGCCGCTCCCGTGATCGTTATCGGCCCTGCCGGAGTTCCGCGATCAGCTGATCGATCGTCTGTTGCTGTTGCTCGATGATCTCGCTTTGCCGTTCGACCGCGTCCTCGAGCGAATCGAGTCGCTCCAGCAGTTCGGGGTCGGTCTCGGCCGCGGGTGCCGACTCGGGAGTCGCCGCTGGCGTCGAACCGGCGTCGGCAGGGGCCGACGGCTCCGTCTCAGCGACCTCCTCGAAGACGGACCCGGTCTCCGCTTCCGTACTCCCCGCTACGGTATCGGGCTCTGTGGCGTGCTCGTCCGTTTCCGCGGCCGCTCGAGCCGACGACTGGGCCGACTGCCCGTCGCCCGCCGTCGCCGCTTCGGTGGTCGCGACATCGTCCGTCGCGCCGCCGGCGAGCGGATCGGTCGATCCGGCGTCCGCCGTCTCGGTCGTCTGTTCGGCGGTCACGTCGCGATCGTCGGGTTCAGGCGGGTCGGCATCGAGCGGGTCGACGCCGCCGCCGAAGTCGACCGATCCGCCGCTACTGGTCGGCTCGTCGTCGACGCCGATCTGCTCGTTGAGTTCCTCGAGCGAGCCGACGTCGTGGTAGTCGAACAGCGCCCGCTGGAGCCGTTCCCGGAGATCGTTCGCTTCCTCGTTGGGGGCCTTGATCCGCTGGGGCCGGCCGTTGGCCGTGAGGACGATCTGGGTGGCGACGCTGCCGTCCTCGAACGAGAGGCTGGTCACGTCGTCGAAGTGGTACTCCTCGAAGTCCTCGTCCCAGACCGCACCGCCGATGTGTTTGACGAGCCGATCGCTCGTGATGATCAGCGTCAGTTCGCTGAATCGGTAGGGCTTGATGACCGTCTCGCCGGGCCCGGTGATCTCGTTGCCGTTCAACACGCCGGCGAGGACGGGATGTAATACGTCGTCGGTTTTCCCCGCGGGCACGGCAAAGGATCGCTCGCCCTCGAGTGCGTACTCGAGGGTGAATTTCGTCTTGCGCCGCCCCTCGGAGAGGGTCAACCGATCGGCGTCGTGGGGGTATTCGTCGGCCGATTCGTCGCTCAGGAGACCGTCGGCACGGTAGACGATCGTCCTCGTGGGAGTGATGAAGAGTTCGTCGTCGCTGCCGAGAGAGACCCGCGCGGCGATCTCCTCGCCATCGAGAGTAGAGTGGACGATGCCGGGAACGCTCATGGGGCGCTGTTCGTAACACCGTTTGATAAAGATTGCTAGCCCACACCCGCAGTTCCGTGCGACTCACGCGAGCACACCGGTCCTGTCACTGAGTCCGACCCCGTAGCGGCGGGCGATCGCTCCGTGGGTCCGCGTTGCACGGCGGATCCGAATACAAAGGTTAAAGAAACGGACCGCACTACTCGTAACCGAGCCCGGGTGGCTTAGCTGGACATAGCGCCGCACTCATAGGGTTCAGAGATTCGGTGCGGTTTCGCCTTGGAAGCCTCCGTGTCCCTCGAGGACTGCCGAGCCTCGGACCTGGGACATGCGGAGATCGAGGGTTCGGAGCCCTCCCCGGGCACTGGCTTTCTACGCAACGTCACGAACGGAGTGAGTGACGAGTCTGAAAGCCAGTGCCCGAGATGGGGCGACGAACCCGTAGGTCTTGTGCGAACGAAGTGAGCGCAAGGCAGGAAAGACGAACGGAGTGAGTCTTTCCGTGGTTCGGAGCCCTCCCTGAACATGTTTCCTATAATCATCATCGGTCGAAGACGAGTGGCACCATCGAGATGCTCGAAGAGAGTGCCGAACCGGTGTCTCACGCCCACTGGGGACTCTATAGCATGCACTCGTAGAGCGAACGGACCGTCACAATCGCCCTCTCGCTCGAGAGACCCTAAATACGATCAGGAGCCGTCGGCGACAGCATCCCAATCGGTCCTGCAGTCCTCCGGTCGGACCTCTCGAATCGCCTCCATCCCCTCGCTGGGAATGTGCTTGAAACAGCGCGGTTCGCCCTCTGTTTCCGCGATCCACGCCGCTTCGTCGCCACAGACCGCACAGCGAGGCGCGCCGGCGACTCGCAGTGCGTACCACCAGCGAAGCCGCTCGAGCCGATCCGTGACTCCTGTCCTCACTCGAGTTCGAAGGCGTGACAGGCGGCTTCCGGTCCCGGTCACGGTCTCTCCCTCGAGTCGATCGTCGTCGGCAGCCATGGGGTGACAATCGTGTCGCGTGCGGGTTACGTCTTCGCATGCGATCACGGGTGGGCGGCCGCGGCCGATCGGTCGAACCAAAAAGCGTATTCCACCGCTCGCGAAGCAGTGGGGCAGAGTGAGTCGAGCGAAACTCGATCGAGCCGCCACGGCCGTCGAGAGCGGGACCGAGACCGACGGCGACAACCGCCCGGTCCTCGAGTCGCGGCGCCGCCGGTTGCTCGCCTACTGCCGACACAACGGGGAGCGAATCTGTCGCGATACGGCGGTGCTCGTCGCGTGGGCGCTCGTGATGACGATCTGGATACAGGGCTTTGGCGTCCCGCGGTGGCTGTGCTACGTCGTCACGTTCGTCGGCGTCGTGGGCTACACACAGGCGACGACGCAGTGGTCGCGGCCGTATCGGAGTCCCGACGATCTGGAGCACTGACCGTTACAGAAATCGGAGCAGCGGCACGAGGAGCGTCACGACCCAGAGGAGCGCCCCCATTCGCACGAAGCCGTGGTCCTCGGGGTCGATCCGTTCCGCGTGTGACGCGCCGACGGCGATGAAGCCGAGCGCGATCGCCGTCGAGAACCGATGGACGAACACGTTGACCGGGAGTCGCGTCACCCCGAGCAGGGTGTAATCGAGCAGGATCGCCGTCGCGAACCCGACCGAGGCGGCGGCGAATGCTGTCGACCGATCCAGCGGGCGCGCGAAGGCGTACGTACAGACCGGCAGTCCGACCGCGAGCAGCGGGTAGAACGCGCCCGCAATGACTCGGGGATCGAGATCGCCGAGTCGCGCCTCGAGGCCGACCGCGCCGAATCTGACGAAGAGGTAGAGCCCGATCAGCGACCCGGCCAACAGGAACGCGTGGCGAACGCGCGGGGCGACCAGTTCTCGAGGCGCGGTCCGCGAGGCGACGCGGCCGACGAGCATCGCACCCGAGAGGACGGCGACCGTCCCCATGGGGACCGGCGGGTCGTCGCCCCCGGTCTCGAGGTCGACGATCGCCACCCAGCCGTCGGAGTCGAAGCCGCGGCCGTTGCCCAGATGCTCGCGCGAGACGGTCGAGACGGACCGGCGGTCCATGAACTCGCGTTCGACGTATCGCTGTGAGTTCTCGGCGCTGGTGACCGTGTGGCTGAGCCGGAACCAGTCCCAGTGTTCCTGATGGGCCTGCATCGCCGTCCACTCGTCGCCGTCGTGGGGAGACTCGTAGGCCCGAATGTGGTGGCGCGAGCCGAGGTAGTCGCCGTCGTGTAACTGGTAGCTCTCGTCGAGCCACACGCCGTCGGTCGGGTCGTCTTCGGCGGCGACGTAGACGTATCGGGTCGAGCCGTCGGCGTGCCCCCACGACGTCGCCGTGCCGGCGGGTTCCTCGGCTACCGCAGTTTCGTTTTCCGTCGCGGTCGTGTCCTCGCTCGCCGTACCGACGTCCGCCTGATCGGGTCTGGTCTCGTTCCAGTCGCCGCGGCTCCGTTCCTCCAAGTGACGGCGCGTCTCCGCGGGATCGCCGGCGGCAATGACGTTGATCGCGAGCGTCCGCTGCTCGAACGTCGTCGCGCTGCTCGTGTACGGCCACAGCGACGAGTTTCCGTCGACGGTGACCAGTTGTTCCTGCCGGTCGACTGCCGGGTCAGCCGGCGGAGCGGAGGTACTCGCGGTCGACCCGAGGACCAGCACGACGAGAACAAGGGCCAACGCCCCGAGCGCGATCAGCGTCCGCCGATCGATAGCCGGTCACCTCCGTCGGTGCGTGTTCGAGATAGCATGGTGGCGAACGGCGGGTCCGGTCCCGTCCGTTGGGTTACGTGGCAGGCTAGACGGTTCGCATATAGGTCTTCTCCTCGGCCGCGTCAGACCCTCTGTCCGTGAAATTCTTGATAGTATAGCAGTCAATCAGACAGAACGGTACTGCCGCTTCTGATCCGATTCGCTCGAGCGTACCGAGAGAACAATGCGACCGCCGAGTATCACCTCAGCTCCGCTCTTCCTCGGGGAGTCCCCACGGACTCTCGACGACCGTCGCGGCCTCGTCTTTCGAGAGCGGCACGTTGTGATACAGCTGCTCGAGGTTGGTCATCGTGTACTCGACGGAATAGCGTTCGACGGCCACTCTGGTCTCGTAGTCGGTCGCCAGCGACGTTTCGATCGCCTCGACCATCGAGTCGAGATCGCCGTACTCGAAGCGCTCGCCGTTGTCGGAACCGATCGTTCGGTCGAACGGCGGCGCGTCGGTAGCCGCGACGGGGGTCCCGCAGGCGTTGGCCTCGAGCGTCGAGAGCCCGAGGGTGTCCGCGGTCGAGGCGGTGACGAAGGTATCGATCGAGGAGTAGAAGGCGGGTAACTCCTCGCGGGGGAGGAACTCCCGGATGTCGACGTTGTCGGGCGCGTTTCGCTCGAGGGAGTCGCGATAGGGGCCCTCGCCGACGATGACGAAGTCGTATTCAGGGAGTTCCTCGGCGGCCCGGAGGATCTCGTTGACGTTTTTCTCCATGCTGAGCCGCCCGCTGTAGCCGATCACTGTCCGGTCGGGATACCAGTCTTCCTCGGTCGGCTGGAAGAAATCCATATCGATCCCGACCGGAAGCTGGACGTGTTCGACGTCGCGGTCGATCCGTTCCGTCGACGCGGTCACGATATCGAAACTGCCGAGGAAGCTGTTCTCGACGGGAACGTACAGGCTCGAGAGGAGGTTCGCGACCGACTCGAGTTTGATGCTCTGGTGGAAGTACTCCTCGAGCGGCGTGTGGTGGGTGTAGATCGTGGGCAGGTCGTGTTTCCACGCGTAGTAGCGTCCGAGGATGCCGATCGGCGCGGGGCCGTGACAGTGGACGATGTCGAGGTCGGGCAGCGTCGAGGTGCGTTTGGTAAGCGGGATCCGGTAGCCGGCGTAGAACGGGTTCGGGAGCGATGTGACCGGAATTTCGCGTTCGCCCGGTTCGTAGTCGCCGTCCGGGTAGATGACGTACACCTCGTGGCCGTTCCGTTCGAGCACTTCGCGCCAGAGTTTGATCGTGTACGTTACGCCGTCGATCTCGGGGAAATAACTGTCAGTGAAGAATCCGATTTTCATTCAGGCCACCTCCTCGTACAGCGACTGATACTGGTTCGCGACCGACGACAGCGAGAACGCCTCACTGCGGTCGGCCGCGTTCGCTCCGAGCCGATCCCGGAGCGCGGGGTCGTCGAGCCGTTCCAGCGCGTCGACGAACCCGTCCGCGCCCGAATCGGCAACCTTCAGACAGTCTTCGCCGTCCTCGAGCCACGAGAACGTCTCGATGTCCCGGACGACCAGTGGCTTCCCGGCGGTCATCGCCTCCAAGAGCGCGATCCCCTCGTTTTCCTCGTGCGTCGGGAAACAGAAGATGTCGCCGGCCGCGTACGCGCCGCGGATGTCGTCGACGTAGCCGGTGAACGTGCAGTTGTCCGGCGACTCCTCGATCAGTCTCGTCGTTTCCCGCCCCTTCAGGGAGAGATCGAGCGGGCCGAACCA from Natrinema versiforme includes these protein-coding regions:
- a CDS encoding NAD-dependent succinate-semialdehyde dehydrogenase; protein product: MEVVNPATGEREETIEEHTEADVEAALEQATDAFAEWRERPIREREELLAAAGDVLRENKREYAETMTREMGKPISQAIGEVEKCAWVCDHYAEHGSAYLEADAHPSPPGTDVKTVYDPLGPVLAVMPWNFPFWQVFRFAAPHLTAGNVGLLKHASNVPGCAQAIEDVFRKAGYPEDVFQSLLIPSDLVADLIEDDRVEAATVTGSGPAGRAVASTAGEQLKKSVLELGGSDPFVVLDDADVADAAETGAWARNQNGGQSCIAGKRFLVHTDVYDEFLEEFVAEVESLTVGDPMDEATDIGPQARADLMADLHEQVDASVEAGAAVLTGGEPLDREGAFYPPTVLADVPADCPAATEELFGPVAAVFEVDDEDEAVAKANDTRFGLGASVWTTDRERGRRLARDIDAGCVYINQLVKSDPRVPFGGVNDSGYGRELAREGMLEFVNRKTVWVE
- a CDS encoding DUF5830 family protein, translating into MTRDGDRTESERESGVDTDLEADDDRVELGLALLARLEHESLSLADAVDRIETVTADPTVTRTILDQAELRGIIEREDGIVRPKSSQYVRFERDVITKEGEFSCRRCGSGLSTGYFIDLEAGELGPFGSSCIRKVTGRDG
- a CDS encoding multicopper oxidase domain-containing protein, whose amino-acid sequence is MSDRIGAPGLGLSRREFVAATGGVAALTGLAGCTSQGAEQGSQPEESDEGSTESSDSDLPWTSSPEVVQVDEQGGSVTLQSVTSRHAVHPMDSMGGPVELPQVWAFKADDGKPSVPGPILRTTEGNDIEVTLDNTGNPHPHTLHFHGAKKTWENDGVPTTTGIRVDGGEKHTYTIPANVPGTHLYHCHYQTHRHIDMGMYGIFRVDPKGYEPADKEYFFTLKDWDSRVNRQMAGKDVDYSPRNRNPDVFTINGKSLPRTLHPEEGSPIIVDHGDTVRLHMVNAGYMSHPMHTHNHRFRLIEKDGGQIPEAAQYEQDVTNIAPAERHTVEFEADADPGIYLMHCHKVDHAMNGNSYPGGMVNGIVYRDAMDTDIFANLMEYAGYEG
- a CDS encoding transcription initiation factor IIB family protein, whose protein sequence is MTQTIVGTATEESARNGEREIAPERRGAECPECAGSVHRDEEHGERTCTECGLVLDADAIDYGPEWRNLDDGADDRRRVGAPVSKLRHDKGLSTTIGWRDEDAYGNQISGRKREQLRRLRTWNERFTSKDAAERNLKQAFGEIERMASALGLPEPCRETAGVLYRRAVDEGLLPGRSIEAMSTACLYAAARQHGTPRTLVAFTSVSRVEKLPIQRAYRYLSSELGLQIEPADPIHYLPQYASELEISDDAERLAREILEAAKAQSLHSGRSPAGLAAAAIYGAARLTNERLTQERIGEETGVSRVTVRNRYRELLDAYGEVHDR
- a CDS encoding glycosyltransferase; protein product: MKIGFFTDSYFPEIDGVTYTIKLWREVLERNGHEVYVIYPDGDYEPGEREIPVTSLPNPFYAGYRIPLTKRTSTLPDLDIVHCHGPAPIGILGRYYAWKHDLPTIYTHHTPLEEYFHQSIKLESVANLLSSLYVPVENSFLGSFDIVTASTERIDRDVEHVQLPVGIDMDFFQPTEEDWYPDRTVIGYSGRLSMEKNVNEILRAAEELPEYDFVIVGEGPYRDSLERNAPDNVDIREFLPREELPAFYSSIDTFVTASTADTLGLSTLEANACGTPVAATDAPPFDRTIGSDNGERFEYGDLDSMVEAIETSLATDYETRVAVERYSVEYTMTNLEQLYHNVPLSKDEAATVVESPWGLPEEERS
- a CDS encoding MarR family transcriptional regulator — translated: MSRQRLERTVLDALADESPRYVVDLAAAIDEHPITVEQACDRLRDGENVRSVGCRRYEITAVGRRRVDDAQPATGESAVSTETESRS
- a CDS encoding cupin domain-containing protein, producing MPEVTSLETLEEAPHAEVFEDRIPRTVRLRLHADERVPKHRHPESNVVIHVITGAVELTLGEAVYDLEPGDVVRFDGDQDVSPYAVEESTALVVFAPKTES